In the genome of Chelmon rostratus isolate fCheRos1 chromosome 24, fCheRos1.pri, whole genome shotgun sequence, one region contains:
- the LOC121627672 gene encoding LOW QUALITY PROTEIN: NACHT, LRR and PYD domains-containing protein 7-like (The sequence of the model RefSeq protein was modified relative to this genomic sequence to represent the inferred CDS: inserted 2 bases in 1 codon; deleted 1 base in 1 codon; substituted 1 base at 1 genomic stop codon) encodes MVDRKYFRVKNKEAFLKITQHFLRRMKEEDLADRLQSKHLAAVCQCQLKSNLKEKFQCVFEGIAKAGNRTLLNQIYTELFISEGGTGEVNDEHEVRQIETVSRKPHRPETTIRHEDIFKPSPGRDEPIRTVMTKGVAGIGKTVLTQKLSLDWAEDKANQDIHFMFPFTFRELNVLKEKRFSLVELVHQFFPETKEAGICRFEEFQVVFIFDGLDECRLPLDFSNNEILTDVTESTSVDVLLANLIRRKLLPSARLWITTRPAAANQIPPECVDMVTEVRGFTDPQKEEYFRKRFRDEDQADRIISHIKTSRSLHIMCHIPVFCWITATVLEDVMKTREGGELPKTLTQMYIHFLVVQCKLKNVKYDGGAESDPQWTPESRKMIESLGKLSFQQLQNGNLIFYESDLTECGIDIRAASVYSGVFTQIFKEERGLYQDKVFCFVHLSVQEFLAALHVHLTFIISAVNLLSEKQKKTPVSKVFRDDHKSTHLYQRAVDKALXSPNGHLDLFLRFLLGLSLQTNQTLLRGLLTETRNSSKINQATAEYIKKKIEEAPSPEKSINLFHCLNELNDRSLVNQIQQSLSSGRLSTDELSPAQWSALVFILLSSEKDLDVFDLKKFSASEEALLKLLPVVKASNKALLSGCNLSERSCEGLSSLLTSQSSSLRELDLSNNNLQDSGVKLLSAGLQSPHCELETLRLSGCLITEEGCASLASALRSNPSHLRELDLSYNHPGDSGVKLLSAGLEDPHWSLKTLRVEPAGVRWLRPGLRKYSCELTIDSNTVNRRIKLSDNNRKATCGEEDQSYPDHPDRFDWWPQLLCGTGLTGRCYWEVECRGGVSVSVSYRRIRRKGDSKDCVFGGNDQSWSLHGSVFGRYSVCHNNRETSSSSSSSSFSDSXGVYVDYPAGTLSFYRVSSDTLIHLHTFNTTFTEPLYPGFGLWYWFRSSVSLCSL; translated from the exons atgGTGGACCGaaagtacttccg tgttaaaaacaaagagGCATTTCTGAAGATCACACAGCACTTCCTGAGgagaatgaaggaggaggatctgGCTGACCGTCTGCAGAGCA AACAtcttgctgcagtttgtcagtgtCAACTTAAATCCAACCTGAAGGAGaagttccagtgtgtgtttgaggggattgCTAAAGCAGGAAACCGGACCCTTCTGAATCAGATCTACACAGAGCTCTTCATCTCAGAGGGGGGGACTGGAGAGGTCAATGATGaacatgaggtcagacagattgAAACAGTATCCAGGAAACCACACAGACCAGAAACAACAATCAGACATGAAGACATCTTCAAACCCTCACCTGGAAGAGATGAACCAATCAGAACAGTGATGACGAAGGGCGTGGCTGGCATTGGGAAAACAGTCTTAACACAGAAACTCAGTCTGGACTGGGCTGAAGACAAAGCCAACCAGGACATACACttcatgtttccattcactttcagagagctgaacgtgctgaaagagaaaaggtttaGTTTAGTGGAACTTGTTCATCAATTCTTTCCTGAAACCAAAGAAGCAGGAATCTGCAGGTTTGAGGAGTTCCAGGTTGTGTTCATCTTTGATGGTCTGGATGAGTGTCGACTTCCTCTGGACTTCAGCAACAATGAGATCCTGACTGATGTTACAGAGTCCACCTCGGTGGATGTACTGCTGGCAAACCTCATCAGGAGGaaactgcttccctctgctcgcCTCTGGATAACCACacgacctgcagcagccaatcagatccctcctgagtgtgttgacatggtgacagaggtcagagggttcACTGACCcacagaaggaggagtacttcaGGAAGAGATTCAGAGATGAAGACCAGGCCGACAGAATCATCTCCCACATCAAGACATCACGaagcctccacatcatgtgccacatcccggtcttctgctggatcactgccACAGTCCtggaggatgtgatgaagaccagagagggaggagagctgccCAAGACCCTGACTCAGATGTACATCCACTTCCTGGTGGTTCAGTGTAAACTGAAGAATGTCAAGTATGATGGTGGAGCTGAGTCAGATCCACAGTGGACTccagagagcaggaagatgattGAGTCTCTGGGAAAACTGTcttttcagcagctgcagaacgGAAACCTGATCTTCTATGAATCAGACCTGACAGAGTGTGGCATCGATATCAGAGCAGCCTCAGTGTACTCAGGAGtgttcacacagatctttaaagaggagagaggactgtACCAGGACAAGGTGTTCTGCTTCGTCCATCTGAGtgttcaggagtttctggctgctcttcatgtccatctgaccttcatcatctctgcagtcaatctgctgtcagaaaaacaaaaaaaaaccccagtg TCTAAAGTATTCAGAGATGATCATAAATCAACACATCTCTACCAAAGAGCTGTGGACAAGGCCTTATAGAGTCCAAATGGACACCTGGACTTGTTCCTCAGATTCCTCCTGGGTCTTTCACTGCAGACCAATCAGACTCTCCTACGAGGCCTGCTGACAGAGACAAGAAACAGCTCAAAAATCAATCAGGCAACGGCCGAGTACATCAAGAAGAAGATCGAGGAGGCTCCCTCtccagagaaaagcatcaatctgttccactgtctgaatgaactgaatgatCGTTCTCTGGTGAATCAGATCCAACAGTCCCTGAGTTCAGGAAGACTCTCCACAGATGaactgtctcctgctcagtggtcagctctggtcttcatcttactgtcatcagaaaaagatctggatgtgtttgacctgaagaaattctctgcttcagaggaggctcttctgaagctgctgccagtGGTCAAAGCCTCCAACAAAGCTCT actgagcggctgtaacctctcagagagaagctgtgaaggTCTGTCCTCACTTCTCACCTCCcagtcctccagtctgagagagctggacctgagtaacaacaacctgcaggattcaggagtgaagctgctgtctgctggactgcagagtcCACACTGTGAACTGGAAACTCTCAG gctgtcaGGCTGTCTGATCACAGAGGAAGgttgtgcttctctggcctcagctctgagaTCCAACCCCTCtcatctgagagagctggacctgagctacaATCATCCAGGAGactcaggagtgaagctgctgtctgctggactggaggatCCACACTGGAGCCTGAAGACTCTCAG gGTGGAGCCTGCTGGAGTCCGATGGTTGAGACCAGGTCTGAGaaagt ATTCCTGTGAACTCACAATCGACtcaaacacagtgaacagaaGGATCAAACTGtctgacaacaacaggaaggcGACATGTGGGGAGGAGGATCAGTCATATCCTGATCATCCAGACAGGTTTGACTGGTGGCCTCAGCTGTTGTGTGGAACTGGTCTGACTGGTCGCTGTTACTGGGAGGTCGAGTGCAGAGGAGGAGTTTCTGTATCTGTGAGTTACAGAAGAATCAGAAGGAAAGGAGACAGTAaagactgtgtgtttggagggaaTGATCAATCCTGGAGTCTGCACGGCTCTGTTTTTGGTCGTTACTCTGTCTGTCACAATAACAGAgaaacatcctcctcctcctcctcctcctccttctctgacAG AGGAGTGTATGTGGACTATCCTGCTGGCACTCTGTCCTTCTACAGAgtctcctctgacacactgatcCACCTCCACACCTTCAACACCACATTCACTGAACCTCTTTATCCTGGCTTTGGGCTCTGGTATTGGTTTCgttcctcagtgtctctgtgttctctgtag